The DNA region gaggtatggtgtgtgtgtgtgtgtgtgtaaaaaggtaTTGTGTggaggtatggtgtgtgtgtgtgtgtgtagggtgaggGGGGGTGAAatggtgtggggagggggtatgctgtgtgtttgggtggtggtggtgggggcgggGTGAtgaaacggtgtgtgtgtggggtttgtgTGCGGGGGGGAGGGGTAAAGggggtatgtctgtgtttgtatgtgtgtgtgggggagtaaTAGGGTGTACAGTTTGTTCATGGAATagcaaggagcagatccagacAGTGTCCTGCAGGCCAAAGTGAGGGATTTGAATTGAACTCTGGCTGCCATAGGAAGCCAATGAATTCAGCAAGAACACTAATGTTCACTGATAACTCACTGATAACTTTGTTGCCATTTTGTGTTTCCTAAGGGTCTACCATCAGCACCCCACTATCAATGACGACCTACCCAACCGCATCCTCTCTGGCACGGTGCAGGTAAAGCCCAACATAAAGGAGTTCCGAAGCTCCAGCGTGGTGTTCGAGGATGGCTCCGTGGAGCACGACATCGACCTGGTGGTGTTTGCCACCGGCTACAGTTTCTCATTCCCCTTCCTTCCCGCTCAtgtgctctctgtctctgagaACAAGACCTCCCTGTACAAGCACATCTACCCACCAGGGTTAGAGTGCCCCACTCTGGCTGTAATTGGATTGATTCAACCTCTGGGTGCCATCATGCCCATCTCAGAGATGCAGGCTCGGTGGGCCACAAGGGTCTTTAAAGGTACTGACAACATTTCCTTCATGAGAGTGTATCTGTTGTTGTCCAATTCAGTAACAGAACTGGCAAGTCAGTATTTAGTTCTCAGTGCTGCAGCGCCGTTTGCTAGAACCAGTCTGACGATTGGGAAAACAAATGTTATACGGTTACTAAAAGTTCTTGACCCCTACCTTTGTAAATCATAATGAATCTGAGTCTGGGGGTTGATCATGTTTTCTGTATCAAAGGGTTGAATAAGCTTCCTTCGATGAGTGTCATGATGAAGGACATCAAGTGCAAAGAAGAGGCAATGGCCAAGAGGTATCCTCTGTTCAAAAATCCTCAAAGTCTTTCCTCAAATGTACTTATAATAGCCTTGAAAGTTCTTTTGAAATTAAGAGACATGAGCAGAAGACATGAAAgtgaaaaggaaaggaaagaagtAAAATGACCATGATTCAgtacgatagatagatagatagatagatagatagatagatagatactttgatCCCCAGGAGAAATTCAAGGGAATGAGTATGGCAACTTAGAGAACCAACGGTATCAAATTCTGCCGAATCAGAACATATTATGACGattcataaaaaaaaagcttgtcTTAGGAAGGGTACACTATAGTACTAAGCTTAAAGAAATAATAAGAATAAGCAAACTGCTGTGTATTTGGTATTAAATCCTTCCTTCCATATAGGTGTATGTTCTTCTTTTAATGATCTCATTTTTTCCTCGAGGTACGTAACGTCCAGTAGGCACACAATCCAGGTGGACTACGTCCCCTACATGGACGAGCTGGCTGAACAGGTGGGAGTGCAGCCCAGGTTCCTGCCTTTGCTCCTACGAGACCCTGGCTTGTGGCTTAGAACTCTGTTTGGACCCTGCACACCATATCAGTACCGGCTGTTTGGACCAGGTCAATGGAAGGGGGCCCGCCAGGCTATCTACACTCAGTGGGAACGAGTGGCTCAGCCCATGAAGACGCGACCCATTCCTGCCAGGGAGACCAAACGTACCCTTAGCACCCACCTGCTCTTTCTGTCAGCCGCCACATTGGTGGTGGCGGTAATCTATAAGAGAGACAACTACCAGGAGTACCTCCAGTATCCCATGATGATACTGGACAAGCTGAAGACATATACTGCTTAGTCAGATGTCCGTGTTGGGTGTACCATGCAGTATGACTAATTGATTTGTCTGTGATGTTTTTCTTGCATTTTTAATGA from Alosa alosa isolate M-15738 ecotype Scorff River chromosome 9, AALO_Geno_1.1, whole genome shotgun sequence includes:
- the LOC125300972 gene encoding flavin-containing monooxygenase 5-like isoform X2: MAKRVAVIGAGASGLTCMKCCLDEGLEPVCFESSDDIGGLWRFKENPEPDRASIYHSVIINTSKEMMTYSDFPIPAHFPNYMHNSLIMDYFNMYTDHFQLRQYIQFQTRVLQVKQRSDFSHSGQWEVETEARDGKRESHIFDAIMVCVGHHCHPRMPLSDFPGIDTFKGKYFHSRDYKAPEEWRGKRVVVVGIGNSGGDISVELSRMTKQLFLSTRRGAWVMNRVADNGLPLDLVLNRLTRLIQKILPRDFICDVVEKRLNYRFNHAMYGLQPKHRVYHQHPTINDDLPNRILSGTVQVKPNIKEFRSSSVVFEDGSVEHDIDLVVFATGYSFSFPFLPAHVLSVSENKTSLYKHIYPPGLECPTLAVIGLIQPLGAIMPISEMQARWATRVFKGLNKLPSMSVMMKDIKCKEEAMAKRYVTSSRHTIQVDYVPYMDELAEQVGVQPRFLPLLLRDPGLWLRTLFGPCTPYQYRLFGPGQWKGARQAIYTQWERVAQPMKTRPIPARETKRTLSTHLLFLSAATLVVAVIYKRDNYQEYLQYPMMILDKLKTYTA